In Drosophila yakuba strain Tai18E2 chromosome 2R, Prin_Dyak_Tai18E2_2.1, whole genome shotgun sequence, a single genomic region encodes these proteins:
- the LOC6530334 gene encoding ATP-dependent RNA helicase DHX8 yields MDELQKLEYLSLVSKICTELDNHLGINDKDLAEFIIDLENKNRTYDAFRKALLENGAEFPDSLVQNLQRIINLMRPSRPGGASQDKIGGDKKEDKKSQLLKMFPGLALPNDTFSKKEESDGEGKLKPEKHSETHKKTDMSDVDAAMMELEALAPGEGNTVVRPAKEVSSKDRHKRRSRDRDTKRRSRSREDRHADRRRSRSRDKERRRRSRSRDNRRRSRSREDRDRDRDRERRHRRSSSRDRHERRRRSRSRSTERKDRRARSKDRSEKMPPPSAAMTDDPEAGKIYSGKVANIVPFGCFVQLFGLRKRWEGLVHISQLRAEGRVTDVTEVVTRNQTVKVKVMSITGQKVSLSMKEVDQDSGRDLNPLSHAPEDDESLRDRNPDGPFSSSTSMLNLQGNGLDGDEHESRKRVTRISSPERWEIKQMISSGVLDRSEMPDFDEETGLLPKDEDDEADIEIEIVEEEPPFLSGHGRALHDLSPVRIVKNPDGSLAQAAMMQSALSKERREQKMLQREQEMEALPTSLNKNWIDPLPEEESRNLAANMRGMGAAPAEVPEWKKHVIGGKKSSFGKKTDLTLVEQRQSLPIYKLRDDLIKAVTDNQILIVIGETGSGKTTQITQYLGECGFTARGKIGCTQPRRVAAMSVAKRVAEEYGCRLGQEVGYTIRFEDCTSPETIIKYMTDGMLLRECLMEAELKSYSVIMLDEAHERTIHTDVLFGLLKTAVQKRPELKLIVTSATLDAVKFSQYFFKAPIFTIPGRTFPVEVLYTKEPETDYLDASLITVMQIHLREPPGDILLFLTGQEEIDTACEILYERMKSLGPDVPELIILPVYSALPSEMQTRIFDPAPAGSRKVVIATNIAETSLTIDGIFYVVDPGFVKQKVYNSKTGMDSLVVTPISQAAAKQRAGRAGRTGPGKTYRLYTERAYRDEMLPTPVPEIQRTNLATTVLQLKTMGINDLLHFDFMDAPPVESLVMALEQLHSLSALDDEGLLTRLGRRMAEFPLEPNLSKMLIMSVALQCSDEILTIVSMLSVQNVFYRPKDKQALADQKKAKFNQAEGDHLTLLAVYNSWKNNKFSNAWCYENFVQIRTLKRSQDVRKQLLGIMDRHKLDVVSAGKNSVRIQKAICSGFFRNAAKKDPQEGYRTLVDSQVVYIHPSSALFNRQPEWVIYHELVQTTKEYMREVTTIDPKWLVEFAPSFFRFSDPTKLSKFKKNQRLEPLYNKYEEPNAWRISRVRRRRN; encoded by the exons ATGGACGAGCTGCAGAAGTTAGAGTACCTTTCGCTGGTCTCGAAAATCTGCACGGAACTGGACAATCACTTGGGCATCAACGACAAGGACCTGGCCGAGTTTATCATCgatttggaaaacaaaaatcgcACATACGATGCATTTCGCAAGGCCCTGCTGGAGAATGGCGCCGAATTCCCGGACTCCTTGGTCCAAAACCTGCAGCGCATCATTAATCTTATGCGCCCCAGTAGACCCGGCGGCGCTAGCCAGGATAAAATTGGCGGCGACAAGAAGGAAGACAAGAAATCGCAACTGTTGAAAATGTTCCCCGGTCTGGCTTTGCCCAATGACACCTTCAGCAAAAAGGAGGAGAGCGATGGCGAAGGGAAGTTGAAACCGGAGAAGCATTCCGAAACGCACAAAAAAACAGATATGAGCGATGTGGATGCAGCTATGATGGAGCTGGAAGCGCTGGCCCCCGGCGAGGGTAACACAGTGGTAAGACCTGCCAAGGAAGTCAGTTCCAAGGACCGTCACAAGCGCAGAAGTAGGGATCGAGACACAAAGAGACGCAGTAGATCGCGGGAGGATAGACACGCTGATCGCCGCAGAAGCAGATCGCGAGACAAGGAGCGCCGTCGACGAAGCCGCTCCCGAGACAATCGCCGCAGAAGCAGATCCCGCGAGGATCGTGATCGTGATCGAGACAGAGAGCGACGTCACAGGAGATCCAGCTCAAGAGATCGCCACGAACGTCGCAGACGAAGCCGATCTCGTTCCACAGAACGTAAAGATAGGAGAGCTCGCTCGAAGGATCGCAGTGAAAAGATGCCGCCACCCTCTGCCGCCATGACCGATGATCCGGAGGCGGGCAAGATCTACTCCGGAAAGGTAGCTAATATCGTACCCTTTGGCTGCTTCGTACAGCTTTTTGGACTGCGGAAACGCTGGGAAGGCTTAGTACACATCTCACAACTAAGAGCAGAAGGACGCGTGACAGATGTAACGGAGGTAGTCACTCGGAATCAGACTGTTAAAGTGAAAGTGATGTCAATAACTGGCCAAAAAGTTTCGTTGTCAATGAAAGAGGTGGACCAGGACTCCGGAAGGGATCTTAATCCACTGTCACACGCGCCAGAAGACGACGAGTCCCTAAGGGATCGAAATCCAGATGGACCCTTTAGCAGCAGCACATCGATGTTGAACCTGCAAGGCAATGGGTTGGATGGTGACGAGCACGAGTCCAGGAAACGTGTGACTAGGATCTCCAGTCCCGAGCGCTGGGAAATCAAGCAGATGATTAGTTCCGGTGTGTTGGACAGAAGTGAGATGCCCGATTTCGACGAGGAAACTGGCCTATTGCCGAAAGATGAAGACGACGAAGCCGATATCGAAATTGAGATTGTGGAAGAGGAGCCCCCCTTCCTCTCTGGACACGGTAGAGCCTTACACGATCTGTCTCCAGTGCGAATTGTAAAAAATCCCGATGGCTCTCTAGCTCAAGCTGCCATGATGCAATCGGCTTTGTCTAAGGAGCGTCGTGAGCAGAAGATGCTGCAGCGCGAACAAGAAATGGAAGCTCTGCCAACGAGCCTCAATAAGAATTGGATTGACCCACTGCCGGAGGAAGAGAGCCGCAACCTAGCGGCCAACATGCGAGGAATGGGTGCTGCTCCCGCTGAAGTTCCAGAATGGAAGAAGCATGTTATTGGCGGCAAAAAGTCCTCATTCGGTAAGAAGACTGATCTGACGCTGGTGGAGCAGCGCCAGTCGTTGCCCATATACAAACTGCGAGATGATCTGATCAAGGCGGTCACGGACAACCAGATCCTTATTGTGATTGGAGAAACTGGTTCAGGAAAAACCACACAGATCACTCAGTATTTGGGCGAATGTGGATTCACTGCTAGAGGAAAAATTGGCTGCACCCAACCCAGACGAGTGGCTGCCATGTCGGTGGCCAAGCGTGTGGCGGAGGAGTACGGTTGCAGGTTAGGCCAGGAAGTAGGCTACACCATTCGTTTCGAGGATTGCACCAGTCCGGAAACCATAATTAAGTACATGACGGATGGTATGTTGCTCCGTGAGTGCCTGATGGAGGCGGAGTTGAAAAGCTATTCGGTCATTATGTTGGATGAAGCTCACGAACGGACGATTCATACGGATGTGCTCTTCGGCCTGCTCAAGACAGCCGTGCAAAAGCGACCAGAACTGAAGCTAATTGTCACATCAGCCACCTTGGACGCGGTAAAGTTCTCGCAGTATTTCTTCAAGGCGCCAATCTTCACAATTCCCGGAAGAACCTTTCCGGTGGAGGTTTTATATACTAAGGAACCAGAGACGGATTATTTGGATGCCTCTCTGATTACAGTGATGCAAATACATTTGCGAGAACCTCCTGGTGACATTCTGCTCTTCCTTACGGGTCAGGAAGAAATCGACACGGCTTGCGAAATTCTGTACGAGCGAATGAAGAGTTTGGGACCGGATGTCCCCGAGCTGATTATACTGCCGGTGTATTCAGCATTGCCATCCGAAATGCAGACGCGAATATTTGATCCTGCGCCCGCTGGAAGCCGAAAGGTTGTTATTGCCACCAATATTGCTGAAACTTCCCTGACAATCGATGGCATTTTCTATGTGGTAGATCCTGGTTTCGTGAAACAGAAGGTGTACAACTCGAAAACGGGCATGGACTCGCTGGTGGTCACTCCCATTtcacaagcagcagcaaagcaaagAGCAGGAAGAGCCGGGCGTACAGGTCCAGGCAAAACGTACCGTCTTTATACGGAGCGTGCGTATCGAGATGAAATGCTGCCCACACCTGTGCCGGAAATCCAGCGCACCAATCTTGCCACAACAGTGCTGCAGCTGAAGACAATGGGGATAAACGATCTGCTGCACTTTGATTTCATGGACGCCCCGCCTGTGGAATCGCTGGTAATGGCGCTCGAGCAACTACATTCCCTCTCAGCATTGGATGACGAAGGTCTGCTTACTCGACTGGGCAGACGGATGGCCGAGTTTCCCCTCGAGCCGAATCTCTCCAAGATGCTTATCATGTCCGTCGCTCTGCAGTGCTCCGATGAGATTTTGACCATTGTTTCAATGCTCAGTGTGCAGAACGTGTTCTACAGGCCAAAGGACAAGCAGGCACTGGCGGATCAGAAAAAGGCCAAATTCAATCAGGCGGAAG GTGACCATCTGACGCTGCTAGCGGTATACAACAGTTGGAAGAACAACAAATTCTCAAATGCCTGGTGCTACGAAAACTTCGTACAGATCCGAACTCTGAAACGCAGCCAGGATGTGAGGAAGCAGCTGCTGGGAATCATGGACAGGCATAAATTGGATGTGGTATCCGCTGGAAAAAACTCTGTGCGAATTCAAAAGGCAATCTGCTCCGGATTCTTCCGCAATGCAGCGAAAAAGGATCCGCAGGAGGGATATCGTACCCTCGTCGATTCACAGGTGGTTTACATCCATCCGTCAAGTGCTCTCTTCAATCGCCAGCCAGAGTGGGTCATCTATCACGAGCTGGTGCAGACCACCAAGGAGTATATGCGTGAGGTTACCACGATCGATCCCAAATGGCTGGTAGAGTTTGCTCCGTCCTTCTTCCGCTTCTCGGACCCCACGAAGCTAAGCAAATTCAAGAAGAATCAGCGCCTGGAGCCGCTGTACAACAAGTACGAGGAGCCCAATGCCTGGCGTATCTCTCGCGTCCGTCGGCGACGCAATTAA
- the LOC6530335 gene encoding cytochrome c oxidase assembly factor 5: MMRYEGNERLADETACAGVRADLKMCLLESDCCKMGKTPRQCLQDNNVPSECQVLRNTFYECKRSLLDNRQRFRGRKGY, from the exons ATGATGCGCTACGAGGGAAACGAGCGGCTGGCCGATGAGACAGCGTGCGCGGGCGTGCGTGCGGATCTGAAGATGTGCCTCCTAGAGAGCGATTGCTGCAAAATGGGCAAGACGCCGCGCCAGTGCCTCCAGGACAACAACGTTCCATCCGAATGCCAGGTGCTCCGCAACACCTTCTATGAGTGCAAGCGCTCCCTG TTGGACAACCGACAGCGCTTTCGAGGTCGCAAAGGCTACTGA
- the LOC6530336 gene encoding transmembrane protein 39A-B — protein MTYDERSSDGSSSSETHDSFAHLLAPKQGQSQTPATAMPKHIPFPEHATTSEWLSELIMCAFTMGSAIVQFINIYRTNWWLPQAHTRHMVNIELIDPYLRYLLLILNTRRLIYCLLLVKIRKGNEKSRDLIRLGIKYGFGGLVQLSLGFCAMKLYQQHTYILLLFLSYPVVIYLLIFGFQLEPFLRTRFELPGVYINDLPVHSCTTNPVNIRDEVETLRHDFNKRFKQLIFTSMVNAYYSGLVPCCLAVTVQYNVLRAAQHCIIVCLGAFSLCAVFLYPAKYSDTLHRATLHLGCWQRIDREPAPSQLIVAASALTWSKYSSYNHGTVVKHNGGLYRSQGMVTVATPGNVSHARFYKLFHNPTIIYSTLAVLQAAVLLVEIGSLSADSVEWHFVLSISFVAFTSMGAFFKLVRDYLITKDLYKTEHAVAPDQPFRQRMRDAFM, from the exons ATGACCTACGACGAGCGCAGTAGCGATGGTAGCAGCTCCAGCGAAACACACGATTCCTTCGCCCACCTGCTGGCTCCTAAACAGGGCCAATCCCAGACGCCGGCCACAGCGATGCCCAAGCACATTCCCTTCCCGGAGCACGCCACCACATCCGAGTGGCTCAGCGAACTCATCATGTGCGCCTTTACCATGGGCTCGGCCATCGTTCAGTTCATCAACATCTACAGAACCAACTGGTGGCTGCCTCAGGCACACACCAGGCACATGGTG AACATCGAGCTGATCGATCCGTATCTTCGCTATCTCCTGCTCATACTCAATACGCGAAGACTGATTTACTGCTTGCTGCTGGTGAAGATCAGGAAGGGAAATGAGAAGAGCCGGGATCTTATCCGTCTGGGAATCAAGTACGGATTTGGAGGCCTTGTGCAACTGTCTTTGGGTTTCTGCGCCATGAAGCTATATCAGCAGCACACATATATACTCCTTCTCTTCCTGTCGTATCC AGTGGTCATCTACCTGCTGATCTTCGGCTTCCAGCTGGAGCCTTTCCTGCGCACCAGATTTGAGCTGCCGGGCGTGTATATCAACGACCTACCGGTCCATAGCTGCACCACCAATCCGGTCAACATAAGGGACGAGGTGGAGACACTCCGACATGACTTCAACAAACGTTTCAAGCAGCTTATCTTCACCTCCATGGTGAATGCATACTACTCTGGCCTGGTGCCTTGTTGTCTGGCCGTCACTGTCCAATACAATGTGCTTCGAGCTGCCCAGCACTGCATCATCGTTTGCCTCGGCGCTTTCAGTCTATGTGCCGTTTTCCTGTATCCTGCCAAGTATAGTGATACATTACATCGGGCTACTTTACATTTGGGCTGCTGGCAGCGCATTGACCGGGAGCCTGCGCCTTCGCAGTTAATAGTAGCCGCCAGTGCTCTCACCTGGTCAAAATACTCTTCCTACAACCACGGCACTGTGGTAAAGCACAACGGGGGTCTCTACAGAAGTCAGGGTATGGTTACTGTGGCCACTCCAGGAAACGTCAGTCACGCTCGATTTTAC AAACTCTTTCACAACCCCACCATAATTTATTCCACATTGGCCGTTCTTCAGGCTGCCGTGCTGCTAGTAGAGATAGGGTCACTAAGCGCAGACAGTGTCGAGTGGCACTTTGTCCTCTCCATCAGCTTCGTCGCCTTCACCAGCATGGGCGCCTTCTTTAAGCTGGTGCGGGACTACCTCATCACTAAAGACCTATACAAGACGGAGCACGCCGTGGCGCCCGACCAACCCTTCCGACAACGCATGAGAGATGCATTTATGTAG
- the LOC6530337 gene encoding probable cysteine--tRNA ligase, mitochondrial has protein sequence MYSLKEVLRPLYSRTRPALICRRNFTEETQKPESTFKWRKPVGQHTGINIYNHGLRQKVPLILRNPQMVTWYTCGPTVYDSAHLGHASTYVKVDILQRILRDYFKINLVTAMNITDVDDKIIKRAQLAGLDWQKMARAYEAEFRQDMSRLNVQPADVRSHVTTTMPVIIQFIQQLIDQKQAYVTPDNSVYFDVSKSQNYGKLENLGLSKEKLERGSIKRNSADFALWKARKSGSEPTWEAPWGGEGRPGWHIECSAIAGLFFGRQLDFHAGGLDLRFPHHENEEAQCCARYKTDQWVNYWLHTGQLHMVGDAQKMSKSLGNTISVSELLKKYTADEFRMACLLSNYRNAMPYSDQLMVTARQTLQRFKNFQADLSAYTQFLKPVHLLDEGALKAQLTYTVTEFDNCLRDDFDTARAISVLMDQMSSISRCINEQQVDAQEEPAYCIDLLLAAGNFINRVIVTFGLTEFQDREPLQEKVSFSDHGIDPSLLVNDVINVRGRMRERAISGDVKNQQLLAACDELRSLLQQHGIQVRDHKQGSSWVFAVSCEKPDNKSKSSAE, from the exons atgtataGCCT CAAAGAGGTGCTCCGGCCTCTTTACAGTAGAACGAGACCAGCTCTCATTTGCCGGCGTAACTTTACGGAGGAGACTCAAAAGCCGGAAAGTACATTTAAATGGCGAAAACCAGTTGGCCAGCACACAGGAATCAATATATACAATCACGGACTGCGCCAGAAGGTACCCTTAATCCTACGCAACCCCCAAATGGTCACCTGGTACACTTGCGGACCCACAGTTTATGACTCTGCGCATCTTGGCCATGCCAGTACCTACGTCAAGGTAGACATCCTGCAGCGCATTCTCCGCGATTACTTTAAAATCAATCTGGTGACAGCCATGAACATAACGGATGTGGACGACAAGATCATTAAACGGGCTCAGCTCGCTGGACTTGACTGGCAGAAGATGGCGCGAGCATATGAAGCGGAATTCCGTCAGGACATGTCGCGTCTCAATGTTCAGCCGGCTGATGTGCGCAGTCATGTGACTACCACCATGCCTGTTATTATTCAGTTCATCCAGCAGCTGATAGACCAGAAGCAGGCTTACGTTACCCCGGATAACTCTGTTTACTTTGATGTCTCCAAAAGCCAGAACTATGGAAAGCTTGAAAACTTAGGCCTAAGCAAGGAGAAATTGGAGCGAGGATCTATCAAACGAAACAGTGCCGATTTTGCCCTGTGGAAGGCGCGTAAAAGTGGCAGTGAGCCCACCTGGGAGGCACCTTGGGGTGGTGAGGGACGCCCCGGTTGGCACATCGAATGTAGCGCCATTGCTGGTCTTTTCTTTGGCCGCCAGTTGGATTTCCATGCCGGCGGCTTGGACTTGCGTTTTCCGCACCACGAAAACGAGGAGGCGCAGTGCTGTGCACGGTATAAAACGGACCAGTGGGTAAACTACTGGTTGCACACCGGACAACTGCATATGGTTGGAGATGCTCAGAAGATGTCAAAGTCGCTGGGCAACACGATCTCAGTGTCCGAGTTACTTAAAAAGTACACCGCTGATGAGTTTCGTATGGCCTGCCTACTGTCCAATTACCGCAATGCCATGCCCTATAGCGATCAATTGATGGTTACGGCTCGCCAGACCCTGCAGCGGTTCAAAAACTTCCAGGCAGATTTGAGTGCCTATACACAATTTCTAAAACCGGTCCACCTATTGGATGAAGGAGCGCTAAAGGCCCAACTGACTTACACAGTAACCGAATTCGATAATTGCCTTCGAGATGACTTTGATACCGCCAGAGCTATCAGCGTGCTAATGGATCAGATGAGCAGCATAAGTCGCTGCATAAATGAGCAGCAAGTGGACGCGCAGGAGGAGCCCGCATACTGCATTGATCTGCTGTTGGCAGCTGGAAACTTCATAAACCGTGTCATAGTCACGTTTGGACTAACGGAGTTTCAAGACAGAGAACCGTTGCAGGAAAAGGTTTCCTTTTCGGATCATGGAATTGATCCTTCTTTGCTTGTGAATGATGTGATAAACGTACGAGGGAGAATGCGGGAAAGGGCCATCTCCGGAGATGTTAAAAATCAGCAGCTTTTAGCCGCCTGTGATGAGCTGAGGAGCCTGCTACAACAGCACGGTATACAGGTCCGCGACCATAAGCAGGGCAGCTCATGGGTGTTTGCCGTGTCTTGCGAAAAGCCAgataacaaaagcaaaagctcTGCcgaataa